A window from Micromonospora terminaliae encodes these proteins:
- a CDS encoding DUF4352 domain-containing protein, with protein MTTPYDPAQNQPPAGQQPMPPTAQFPQVPAGHFPPPAPGQFAQQPGQFPPPPGAQAPAARKRPWLIPTLIGVGAFVVLCCGGSMVIGLVSGDDKKSGVSASSDIPAASPSTSAPAAVAPSMSAPASVKPEPAKTTAAPASAKPKTFGVGDKVRGGDFEFTVNSVKCGISQVGSQFLNTKAQGTFCKVNVTVKNVTKSAHTFHADGTLTAEDATGREYEADGEAGIYGNTDGQGFLDEINPGNSVKANVYFDVPKGTKLKTITFDAGLFTFAEDAVVTL; from the coding sequence ATGACCACCCCCTACGACCCTGCCCAGAACCAGCCGCCGGCCGGCCAGCAGCCGATGCCGCCCACCGCTCAGTTCCCGCAGGTGCCGGCCGGTCACTTCCCGCCGCCGGCGCCCGGGCAGTTCGCTCAGCAGCCCGGCCAGTTCCCGCCGCCGCCCGGCGCGCAGGCGCCCGCCGCCCGCAAGCGGCCCTGGCTGATTCCCACCCTCATCGGCGTCGGCGCGTTCGTGGTGCTGTGCTGCGGCGGCTCGATGGTGATCGGCCTGGTCAGCGGCGACGACAAGAAGTCCGGTGTGTCCGCCAGCAGTGACATCCCCGCTGCCAGCCCCAGCACCTCCGCCCCTGCGGCCGTCGCCCCGAGCATGTCGGCGCCCGCATCGGTCAAGCCGGAGCCGGCGAAGACGACTGCGGCGCCGGCCTCCGCCAAGCCGAAGACCTTTGGCGTCGGCGACAAGGTGCGCGGCGGTGACTTCGAGTTCACGGTCAACAGCGTGAAGTGTGGGATCTCCCAGGTGGGCAGCCAGTTCCTGAACACCAAGGCGCAGGGCACCTTCTGCAAGGTCAATGTGACCGTCAAGAACGTCACGAAGAGCGCGCACACCTTCCACGCCGACGGCACCCTCACCGCCGAGGACGCCACGGGCCGGGAGTACGAGGCTGACGGCGAGGCCGGGATCTACGGCAACACCGACGGGCAGGGTTTCCTCGACGAGATCAACCCTGGCAACTCGGTGAAGGCGAACGTCTACTTCGACGTGCCGAAGGGCACGAAGCTGAAGACGATCACTTTCGACGCCGGCCTGTTCACCTTCGCCGAGGACGCGGTCGTCACCCTGTGA